A stretch of DNA from Plasmodium gaboni strain SY75 apicoplast, whole genome shotgun sequence:
TTTTGAAGTTTTAATTAATGGTAAAAAAATAGACATTTGATCTCCATCAAAGTCAGCATTAAAACTCGAACATCCTAATGGATAAAATTTTAATGAATAACCCTCAGTTAATAATGGTTTAAAAGATTGTAAATTCATTCTATGTAATGTAGGAGCTCTATTTACAATAATAAATTGATTTTGTAATAATCTATTTAAAAATTTTTGTATAATAAATAAATTTTTATTAACTAATAAGCTTTTAAATATTATATTTAATTTATTATTATATTTTAAAATATTTATTAAAAAAGGTTTAAATAAATTTATACTAATATAATAAGGTAATCCTATATTATTATATATAATACTTGGATTTACAGTTATAACAGATCTACCAGAAAAATCAACTCTTTTACCTAATAATTTATATTTAATTGTACTATATTTACCTTGAAAAGTTTTACTAAAATTAAAAAAAGTATTATTATTTTTTAAAATTAATTTATTTATTAATAAATAATCAATTAATTGTTGTAATAATCTTTTTTCAATTATTTCAAATATGAAAAAAATATTATTACGTAAATATAACCAATATTTTAATTTATTATTTTTTAAAATTATTAATCTATAATTTTCATTTATAGTTGATATAATATATGTACTATTATTAATATAAAAATAAGGTCTTAATCCAGCAGGTAATATCGGTAATAAATCTAAAAATATCCAATTTGGTTTTATATTATTTAATATAAATAAATTAAATAAATTAATTTTTTTATATAAATATTTTTTATTATAATATTTATTATTAATTAATAATAATTCTTTATTATTTAATAATTCAGTTAATAAATTTATATTTTGTAACTTTTTATATAAAATATTATGTGAAAATAAATATTGAATAATATTTTCATATTTTTTTTTATATAAATTTATTTTTGAAAATAACTTATTGTAATAAAAATATTGCTTATATTTAATATTACTAAAAAAATATTTATAATAAATTAAAAATTTTAAATAAAAAACATTTTTATTCAATAATAATGAAGCAACTTTTAAAGGACCAGTTAAATACCATAAATGTAAAATTGGAATATTTAAAAATATAAAACCTAATTTATATTTTCTATTAATATTAATTATTAATTTATTTTTACAAAATTTACAATATAAAAAAAATGAAAAATTATTTATATCATACATTTTTTTATTACAATTACAATTCCATTTATACATATAATCAAATATTTTTTCACAAAATAAACCATTTAAAATAGGTAATCCTGTATTAAAATTTATTGTATTAGGTATTAAAACTTCTCCTATTATAATTTTATCTTTATAAAATATTGAAGACCATTTTATTATTTGTTTAGGATTTAATATATTTAATTTTAATCCTATAAAATTTATATTATTATATATTATCATTATTAATAAATTATATTAATAGGTAAATTTTCTAATAAATTATTTGTATCATTAGATATACAAAA
This window harbors:
- a CDS encoding putative RNA polymerase beta subunit, translating into MIIYNNINFIGLKLNILNPKQIIKWSSIFYKDKIIIGEVLIPNTINFNTGLPILNGLFCEKIFDYMYKWNCNCNKKMYDINNFSFFLYCKFCKNKLIININRKYKLGFIFLNIPILHLWYLTGPLKVASLLLNKNVFYLKFLIYYKYFFSNIKYKQYFYYNKLFSKINLYKKKYENIIQYLFSHNILYKKLQNINLLTELLNNKELLLINNKYYNKKYLYKKINLFNLFILNNIKPNWIFLDLLPILPAGLRPYFYINNSTYIISTINENYRLIILKNNKLKYWLYLRNNIFFIFEIIEKRLLQQLIDYLLINKLILKNNNTFFNFSKTFQGKYSTIKYKLLGKRVDFSGRSVITVNPSIIYNNIGLPYYISINLFKPFLINILKYNNKLNIIFKSLLVNKNLFIIQKFLNRLLQNQFIIVNRAPTLHRMNLQSFKPLLTEGYSLKFYPLGCSSFNADFDGDQMSIFLPLIKTSKFESNINLNFDKNIISPSNNKNLFNNLQYYKLGINTLLILNYNNELFNIFYFNSIEKIYEYYNNNILSIFNLVWIKYINNNNIFYILTSINRIIINLYMYIY